The genomic segment TTAAAGAAAACACAAAGCAGGACCTTGGCATATGATCGGAAATGGCCCCTGATCGATTAATGTCATCACTAGGTtgcttcaaagatatttaaaagGCTGCTTGCTACATTGATGTGAGGAGCAGAATGAATATTGTGAAACTACTAGTTCATTTTAGTGGCAAAGAAAGTCTTTTTTcaagaacacattttaaaagtctTGGTCTTGACATAGTCTTGTGCTTGGTATTGTTTCAGTCTTGAGGTCAGTCTTTATTGTTTTGGTCTTAAAGTTGGTCTAAGCTTCCAAGACTCTTGGTATTGACTTAGACTTGTTGATTTCTGTTTTTTGGGCAAGTCTCTTTCGGTGGTAAAGTGATGGAAATATAGAAATACTTGCACAACATTTTTACGGAGGCTAAATGAGCACATCCCTGACACTGCATTCCTCGTTGTAAGGATTGCATATTAGAAACTGCAACAAAACACTAAAATGGGTTTATATATTAACTCCAAAATCCACACCTCGCATCCCCTTTCCCACAAGCCTTGTCCTGTCTTTCCTAGGCAGACATTCTCCAAAAACCCGTCTGCGGTCCACCACTCAACCACAACCCATTGACACTGAGCCATGCGGGTTAATTGACACTCAAAGTACCTGGATTTGCCTGTACGGTCTTGTTTTAAAACAGAAACTAAGAAGCAATGGAAACACCTTCACATGAATAGATCCTCTTTATTCCACCTGaatacattgtttttcttcaggagGCTTGTGGTCTTAAAGTGCTTTGGCACACAGCCTTTTAGCAatttaatgtagaaaaaaaagtgcgcGAGGGACAGAATATTGGAGTTGTTTTGGGATACACTAATCATCTGTCCTCAATGTCGTGTTTAACCTGCCTGCCACTGCGACTTACAAGGGTGACGTTCTTGGCCTCAAGCTCCCAGGAACCAAGTCCAAGGCAACACTTGCCATAGCAATTTTCTGTAAATTGTCGAGGAGCATTTTTGTAGCCAGGAAACATGGCGGCAGATTTATGATGTCTGAAGCTGAACCAGATGCTGACTCCTGCATGTTCTTACCCGAGAAAATAAGTTGAAAAAGTATGGTATCGTTAAATAAAGAAAGACCAAAAATGAAGAGGGATGCCACAATGTAGCAGTTGCCTTGCTTTGTCCAGACAATATTATTGTCGGTGACCACCAAAATAACCGAGGCggaattaatttttatttagcaCTCTCTCAAACAACTGTGCAACAAAACTAATAAGACGCTAATGTTTATATCAAGTTCTGAAATTTACAGTGAAGCTACTTGAGAGTATTGGCCACAAAAATTAAATCtagataaaacaaaattatatatattttttaaatcacaatgtTCCATAGCCCTTTTATTTGACATTGGAACTTCCACCACTATTGAAAATTTGGAAAATATCTTCATATTATTGTGAAATTTTCCTGACAGTTCTGGAATGGAGGCATGGACAGAACCCTGCTAAGGGCATTGTCTACATTCCAACTAGCAATTAAGGGTGGAAATGTGAGCTTTTCAATGATCAAGTGCATCATTTCAAGTAATTCGTGGTGGTAactcaaaggaaaaaaagcccatCCATGCATGAGATGACATGGCCTTGAATTTTCCCACCATCgtctttcattgttttttttacacggcCATGTGTCGAAGAGCATTTTTGGGCCTTCTTTTCCATCAATGGGGTGGGGGCAGCTGGCCGGCCGGGCGGTGGGCGTAGATGCAGATGGTTCAGTTCGCAAGTCACCCGCGTCTTCTTGGCCCAGCCATCAGCCAGACAGTGGAGAAGGATTTACTCTTGCACAAAATGTGcacgtataaaaaaaaaaaaaagtccacacCATTAAGATCAGCTTCATAATATGTCGCTTGCGTCAGATGTGGCAGGTTTTCATTTGCTTCTTAGTCGTGCTTCTACTCAGAGGGTAACACCATTTTCAGTTTCGTTTAACCTTTAAATGGCAATCATTTACTGTCAACATTGATGCTAGAGCATTTGGTGTAAATGTAATAGCAGGAGAGCGTAATGTGTCATATTACAATGGAactatgtttcttttttttacatattgagCAGCAGTGTAAGATCTCAAATAATGTAACCTAAAATTATGCAACATGACTGTTGGAATTATACACATCTATTCATCATacatttgcttttttaattgtaaaacgCTTTGGTTGCTTTAGATAAGAAGTCACCCTAAAAACTTACCAATCCATTCATAACCGACCACAACACAATATAACAACCCAACATGAGGAAAGAACTCATACTTTTCCATTGTATAACTTACAAGAGCATAATGTAATATAAGATAATAGTAGATTCACTTAAGATAATGCTGGGCATATCCTTAGCCTGCTGCGGAAGACCTTAACTAGAATTTTCAacctttttcaaaaatgttctgTTGAGGTTAATTTACTCACGACATTCTATTCCAATCCATGGCCTGTATTCTTTTTTACAATGGTGCTACCAGGCAACGTACTCAAAGCCCATGACAACATCAGCATACAAAACTTACTCACCCGCGCattaatatttctttaattGTAAACATATTTCTCGCCGTAGAGGCCGCCATGAGTGTGCCACGCACCGTGTTGGAGCTTTATTGAAAGCATACTTTTGGATGAGCCTAGGCAGCATGGGAGTGGGATTTGGAAAAGCCTGGAAATGACtgcaaagacagaaaaaaacaagaagacaGGGAGGTGGGTTTCgcttgagggattctgtttcaaTGTGTCTTAGAGCCATGCCAAAGTTCGAGGAAAGGTTGATAAGTTGGATTCAAAACAAGACTGTGTCtcgtgtgcatttttttaacacagaCAGGTGAAAGCCCTAACAACACACAGTAGTTTAGTGAATAATGCAGGTTTTGATTGAGCGCTAAATTTAACTTGGCTTGCAGTGTAACAGAAGGCAACAACATACTTTAACATAACATATTACATTGGAAAGTGTTATACTGTAATCAAATCATGCAAGATAACAAAACTCAATCTAATGGCGTAATGTTCCATAATTTACCATGATAATAAGATAACATCACATGACATAGGGTATCATAACATATTGTATCATGGCCTAACTGCTCACAAAAATCCTGCAATACCAAGGTTTGAGGAAAGGTTGATAAATTGGACAAATGTGACCTCGAAAGTTCGGATTGTGCTGCCAACCTAATGCAAAATGACCTATTGACACACATTAAAGacgaaaatacggtagtacacGGCAAACTGAGGCTGACAACTGCTATCAATAACATCAAAATGAACAATAAAAGGCCATACCTATAAATAAAGATAATCCATTGAAACCTGATACAACTAACACAATTTGACAGTGAACCAACACCCATTTTGTTGGCACTAACACGCTGCAAACAGTAAGATAACGAACAATGTTGACGTTACACTAACAGAGACCACAACAAAATAATAGAACAGCTAACAGTGGCTTGGAAACCTATGTTGCAAACCATCCACACACAGATTGATCGATAACTGCttcttagttttatttttcagtattcTAATTCAGGCACTCTGCTGTGTTAATCATGGATTTTCCATCTGTTTAGCTTTCATCGATAGCTTTTGTGGATTTGCAGCCAAAAGGATGTTAGGAAAACACAATGGGAAAAAAGAGTTGGTATCAATTCAATGAGTGTGGAAAGAAAGTGTTGTCGTTATCTATGTGAGTTCCTAACTAGGATCTTAAGTGTGAGATAAATGAAAGCCAAGACGTttaacttaacaaaaaaaaaaaggaaaaatatttttaaacagaaaaaaacgggCTGACATTCCAATAGGGACAATTCAGTTGACTGGGATGCTAATTGAACACACATTTTGGTCTCTAAGCCTCATTTCACTAGCCTTCATTTAAGAGCCAAAATGTGGTGCAACAGTGACATCTAGAAGTCAGTAGAGGCAAAATCAAAGTTTTCAGAAATTGTTTATTTCACCAAAGCATTTgatatgttttgaatgttgtgTATACTTTTATGCATTCTTGAAAACAAACTGGAGTATATGCAAAAAGTAAGTAGACAGTGGcatctcctttttttccaatattttttaaaagatgtgcATTTGCACCCCAACCctataaattatattatatttaaactgGACTTTTTTCATCCTTAGaaatataaccctaacagtaTTTCACTagtcatacattttaattatcTCATAAGTTTGCTTCCCTGTCTGGCTGAAGTAAATTTTACCTCTGCATTAAACTTATTCCTTTTGGCTCAAAGTTACAAAATACAGTTCTTTCTTCCTGGAAAGACACAAAGCTTTTAATGTggccattaaaaaatacataaagatcTCCATCCCATGTTGGCTTCGATAGAGCATAGATAAAGAAAGAAGATGACAAAGAAAGACCAGCTGAGCTCACCGTAAAAGACCGCTCAGGGCCCCTCACAGCAAGTTATCTCCTTCTTTTGGGTGCCAAATTGGGAGtgagcgcaaaaaaaaaactatcctaAGAAGCGAAAAGCAAGATGGAGGAGAGGATGGGGGGAGGAGAGAGTCGTGCCCTGGCACCCGACAGCCATTTCAGGTCTCAGTGAAAATAGATTGCAGATGTTTACACACGCATcaccagcacacacacacacacatgagggAAAGGAATGTTTAAATCTGGTTGCACCTTGTATTTGAATACGCATGAATTGAGTTGACAAGTTTCTAAAAGGAAACAGGAAGTCTGTGTGATCAACCCATTCGTGTAGACAAATACAATTACTTGTTTATCAAACTCGCCATCTTGCTGCATCCATTAAAAACAATCTACTCTTAACTAATCGTGCATTCACTGGAATACTTGAATGTGACGGCCAGTGAAAACAGTTTGTAGAAGGAAGAAACACATCTGTAGTGCAGGCCGGTGGTGGACATTGGCCTCACTGTGACAATAACAGATTTTCCTAGTTTCAAAAGTGGAACGACCTCCGTGCAGCACTTCACCTGCTCACTCGACGGTCCGAGGACTCGTCTCAGGGGGGCCTCCTCCCTCCGTCATCCTTGGACGGAGCCAGTCAAGGTTAAAACACGTGTCTACATGAAATTGTGCTACACCGGATGCAAATTTCTTAAACAAGAACAGATCAGTTAGTTTAAACCATGTAATCGCAACTCAACGGTTCCAAGTTATAACAGTAAAATTCCTATTAACACCATTTTAAATACACTATTTTCTCATTTGTTATCCACCACTATCAGAATTGTAATTCATTTGAAGCAGACAAAAATTCATCTGCTTTCCATTATATCAAGTCTCCCTATATCCCGGCTTTAAATCTTTGTGATGTGTGTTGTCTGGGTTTGTATAAATGCAGCACTGTTCTGGCGCTATTAATAACACTTTTTGTGTCACAACTTCATCACAGGTGTGCAGAAGCTGCTTTTTTTCAGCAGTGACAAGATAGTGTCGATTATCCATcacaaaaaatgctaaaaagaataataacaacaacaaaaacactaatCTTATCACCAGTAGGAAGCTTAGTCACCACATATGGTTCCATTTGTTTGTATAACTGACATCTCAAGAGCAGGTGTTACATATTTTGTTTGCCACGTATGTTTACTTGGccacattgaaaaataaaaaaccttgaCATATTGAAAAGAGCATCGGGACAAGCAAGAAGCTAAGGTAGTAAAGTatactttcttttcattttttttttgtccacaacttccattttttttgacatgtcACAGAGGTATCCAGGTTATGATGGAATTTGCATtcacctcaaaaaaaaaaaaaaaaaaaagaatctgagCTATTCCACCTCTGGAGTTCAGACGTGCTCATCCCCCAAGTGTATCATTGTGACATGGAAGCTGTTTCTAGAgccaaaatatttgcatcaccTGTGACTTTTTGGCACTTTGTCCACCGCTTGTGCATCAGTCCATCTGTCTGTCATCTGGTTTGCACATGGCCGACGCTTTGACTGAATGACTGCGACCGTCTGGACAACATGTTTGCTTTGGGTGATGCAGCAGTGACGGGGGATGTGCATATATTACGTACTTTTGGATGACACCATCTGCCACGGAACACTAAATAAAAGCTGACTTTTCCACTTCCAAGTGGAGAAGAGAAGCGATGGCATCATCGAGAAAGTCGTAACATATAATCTCAGCATGAGGCTGTACCTTGACAGGAATTTAAGGACCACAACAATTTGTTTATTTCCTGCTCTGTGGAGCAGTTGCTGCAACACTTCTCACGATTTACTGACTCAACAACATTCTCAGGTGTCTTCCTGCTCTTGCTAGCCGAGGTGATTACAAGGTCGGAATAGTTAAGGATTACAGACAGGAACATATGTCCCATGGGAAGAAGCTTGGGCACAGGTGATGGACATGTGtgagcatttatttattcattcatgctGGTAACTGTCCGAGTTTGTTTTTATACAGTagttattttattcaaattgttAGCTGAAAGacttataacaataataaatgggATTCTTTATTTATAGATCCTGGCAGCCTGTATATGTGAATTAGCACAATGGGGGTATGTACACAAAAACTCacatgtggcacattaaaactgttCTTCCTGTAAGGACACTTAGATTGCCGTGTTTATGTAAACAGGAAAGGTTTAGAAAATAATAAGTGTACCTTTTGTATTTGTACTGTGTTAATTGATgtcaaagtttgtttttaattgacacTTGTTTGACTTAgaggttgatttaaaaaaaaaaatccatagacAATAGCTATTTAACTTTAAATTGAAGCACTGTTGCTCATGTTTGCCATTTCCCGCTGAATCCACACTGTGATTTGCAGAAGAGTCGTCCCGATCGTTAACGTTTTCATTCTTAAGGAGGTTTTTGGTATCTGTTGATAGGACTCCCCGCCTGAGGGCAGAATAAATAAACTGTGAGCAAGGATGATCAAAAActataaacagaaaatatgCGCGTGACGGGAACTGTGAATAGAAAACATGCGCTCGTCAAATATGTGCCAATAGACGCTAAAAGGACATGCTGATGCGAGCCTCAATTGTAAATTTATGTTCTCATAAAAGCAAACAGCTTCCTCATTTCGGGTtccaacaaaacatttttgtctTCACGTGCAACATTTCCATAAATTACCGGCAAAACCTTGATGGGTGACCCGGTTAGGAAAACAGAACATTTAACAACCTGGAATAACTGTTTAATCTTTGCTTCCAAAAGGCTTAGGTGGACTTTAAAGTAGGAAAAGTTCTGGTTTGTTACAACTCTTCCACTTCCCAGTAGCtaaattgagtttaaaaaaaatattatatcaattttttccaacatttttataCTCTGAttggttttgaattgaaattAGAAGATGGACTTTTCTTAAAACTTAACATTTTCCCCTCCAGTGGTCCCTGTTCCTCCAGTAAAATTGTCTTCTCtctctataaaaaaacaaaacaaagaatcaTCTGCAGTCAATCTAAATAATTATCCTGAGCAAATACACAGCAGAGCCAGCAAAAGAGGTGCAGGGAGCACAGAGGCCATTGGCAAATCAGCAGGCTGTGCTTGTTATTAGTCATCTGCTGCCTTGGAAAGATGGTTTGGAATTGAAGCCACAAAAAGTTGTTGTTCTAGTACACCCCCCAACCAAAATCTGAGCAAAGTCTGACAACTGGTAGTCATTGGTATTGTgacatttagaatttttaacCAAAAGACTGATTGGACTACAGGACTCCGGCTGTGCGACAAATCCACAGAGAAACCGAAAGCCATCCTCTGATGAATATCTCCAATATAATAAATTTCCACGTCACCCCTGAGAATTGTGCGTCGTCGCCTTCCAGACGTCTGCCAAAAACCTCTTTGTAGTTGAAAGATGGTcccgaaaaaaagaaaataatcaaagGTCCTCCTAGACTCCTTGTCTTTATTTACGTACCGACCTTTAAAGGAACGTGGTGTTGTAACGTGACCTTGTGATAACACTTTcagaaatcatgtttttttggcttGAAATAAGTCTAACGCAAAGATGACTCTGGATCACCTGTTCTAATAGACTAGTGTGTTAGAATTAGACTCAATGCTCATGTTACATTTCATCGTTTTGTGTTGTATGGGTTTGCCAAAACAATAAGAATGCTTATTTCTAGACATGATGATACAACACAGATGCCTTCTATTATGTGTTTGGCTCAGCTATCTTTAAGCTTCTGACTGTGTTTGTCGGTGATCAAATGCACATTTATCACTGCTGTCTTTTTGGATTTAACTCTGATGAAAGTAAATTGCTTTACAACAGTAGAAGGGAGTTTAGGTTGACAGTACTGGGTACAAATAATTTGATAGTTCACGTttggtatttatatttattttgagatgcaGGACTACGCTTTAAAATTTTAACTGCTCCAAAAAGAGTACGAATTTGACTATTCATGCAATGTAATTAGCAGGCTTTTGTCAAGAACAGATCCTATTTGATATTGGATAGAgtcaattttaaaattcaatggaGAAAAGTAACAGCCATAAAACGACCCAAACTTGCACTGAACTGCATTAGGGGACAGTAAAACCATAATTTATTCACTTATAGATATCTATCTGGGGTGTTGTGTACAGAAGGCCTTCCATTCTATGCCAGAATCACTTACCACGAACGTGAAATCATAAAATAGTGAATGGTGACGTCATACAGGCGTCTCCTGCCTGCTGAAGACAGTTTGGACTTCAGAGAGTTGTTTCTTCAATAATATACGCAGTCGtcagacaaaataaaaacacgtcTCCAGTATTCTGGCAGCATTGCTAGCTTTCTGTGGAGTAACAGATGGATTCCTTTCCTCCAAACTGCTTTCTTGTCAAGGTCAGACCTCATAAAACTATGAAGGTGACGTCCAACAGGACGTGAAGCCGTAGTTCAGCAAAGAGGGGGTTCTGGCGAGTAAGGATAGACCGCCACCTCTGTGGATTTGCGTTTTTGAGAGAGTTACAGTGCATGGACGCCAGATGCCAAAAGCAGAAGGCCGATAAGATACATGGCAGCAAATTAGCCCATCTTTTATTCTGTTCGAATGCAAGAAAGTCTTTGTACTTGTTACCTTCTACAACTTTCTGGTAGCAATCAAAACCTTTATTTGCAAAGAAAAAAGCTGTGATGAGATTACACTGCCCACAAAAGTATCACAGAACACTTTAAGGTTAAGAAGTACTCTGCCTTGGAATATTGGATCTGTTTTTTAAGTCGTCTATTTCAGTACTGCAACCAAATTTCAAACATTTGGTTGTCTTTTCGGGCTTTCTCTTTTAATATTCTGGAACAGTTCTTTGTTAGGGTCTTGTACAAtgatttaaatcttttttttcttccttgtctAAATGAATTGCTTGTTGGGATTTTcccaaataaaaatcattttatgatCAGAAAAGTCTTCCAAAAAGGGAGtcagaatattacaattttCTCCCAATTTTCCTTGTTAATTGCCCAAGAATTGACCAGCTAaatacagtacttgtatatttcttttttgtctcTTCCGACATGTttcatatacttttttttttgtttaaaaaatgtctaaatgaCAGCTTGGTGGAACTTTAgtaattgtttatttatgaTGTCTTCCATAAGTCAATCATCATACCTTTGTGTAGACAGTTTGTtactagtttttgtttttaattgtccaAGAATACCCCAGCTACTGTAAAGACATCAGTATTTTCtatttgtgatttatttttatttttttctggcctTTGTTAAATAGTTTGGAAACCTGAATTGTTAACATTCATCTATACTCTATTTTTGTGCACAGTGCTCATCAAGAAAGCCTCAGATACCTGCTTTTGGTCGTCCCCATTGGTAATGTCTGCTTCTTCATCACTTTCCCATGAGGATGGACGACTTCTATGGAGTAAATTACCAACCAAATTAATTATTCACATGATATTTGTACCAATTGAATTAATTCCACTGAACAAGCCGAATAAAAGTGCTTACCTGTTAGTGCAGTCATGGTCCTGCAGGGAGCAGGGGAGGGTTCTTTGACGCCTGCAAACGCTTAACTTCTTCCattgttttgcctttttttccaatgtgcAGACTTGCTGAAGTAGTTTTTCTCTTTCCTCCATGTAGCAGTCTTTAAAACTGTCAAGAAAGTTTTTGTAAAGTATTCGGACTAACATTCACTACCACATAGAATGTATTTTATACTACAGTGGatgcaaatttgtgttatttttctgtatattttgtatttttatgtatttatttttttaattcagtcaAAAAGGTAGTTCACTTGGTAGGTCCCCATTGTTAAAAAGTCACAAAAGATTTAACATTTCCAATCAGAGAACTCTACAACACCAATTGTCTACCTGGGTCTTGTTCGTTTtcatgtatgaaaaaaaaaatgctaaaaatatgcTTTGCTTTATGAGCACGTTGTAACCATTGCGACGacttgataaaaaataatatgttcatttattttaaattcagccCACATCATCTATTATTTTAAGGCCTCAATAATTGATGTGAAGTGAAGAAGATATCTGAAggaaaaatcaatttccataACTAACTGATTGGTTGCCGTTGagatccaattcatttgaaatgaatgatcACTGACCCTCctatttgaaatggatttggCAGCTGTTGCAGTCAGCAAATAAGTTACTAACTCTTGTGACTTCTCAAGTGATTGTTAACCCAGCGAGTGCCCTAATTAAATCCATCGTGACACGTGAACAATTGAAAACGAATGGCAGGAGGGGGGATGATGCTTTCCACATGGAAACATCTTTAAATGTGAACGTTTGACCTCAGTATGTTAAGTTGTGTCCCACCTCTTGACGCAAGCCATCCAGTAGCGTTGTTGCTGACACAGCCACTCAAACTGCTCCAGCGTTTCCTGGAGCTTCCTCACACCGCTGTCATTCTCCCTTTGCAGAACTCTCACCTTAAAAAAGAACATCATTATTTGAAGTATCAATAGCAATCAAGAAGTAGTCCGCTAAAAATAAAGCTGCTCTTTATAACACATTCATATGGGTTCTTTTTCCCTTCTAAACAATCAGCTTGGCCTTTGTACACACAATGAAAGGTGATTGTAGATTTTGGATGGTTTACAATGAGCTTGACTGGTTTGGAGTATTCCAGGCCTAGTGTAAATTTTAAAAGAATGAGAAGAAAGTCTTGACAGATAGGAATGTTTCATGAGTTCCCCGATTGCTAATCTAGCGTTTCATCATTCCTGGAGGAACTTGGCTTCATGTTTGACAAAGACAAATAACCCTACTTGCACTTTAAACTTCCATTGGAGTGTACTGTCCTGGAGATAGCACAATAGAGTTGCCCAAACCTGACACCTGCTGGGAAAAAGGGAGCGTTGACTcgccttagaatgatgcaaattaaagttttattttacaaatttaaCCCTCATCTTGATGACAAGTGTTGTGCTATTTAATTGCATGGCCAAAATTATAGTTTGTATAGtttaatttgtatttcattaccagcatagtttttaaaaaatccccccaaatcaGCATTCCCAAAGAAAATTATGCATATTTCTACACTTAGTAGTGTTTCTAAGATTAATCAGAAATATTGCACTGCCACAAATGAATGATCTGTATTATTACTTCTTCTTGCTTACTTGTTCCTCTTGTGACAAACGCAAATCCTCCAGCTCCTTTTCCAGCATTTTATTGGCGTAGCGAAGCTGTTCCAACTCCCCTGTCTTACTGTTGGTAACAAGACATGAGTAACATATCAATAAAAATCCTTCCAAATAACTAACGTTACCACATGAGATAtacagaacaaaaacaacattaatattttacatttgtcgCTCCACGTTAAGGCCATCAGTCGGAATGTGGTTGCCGTGGGCCTCGGTGTGCAGCTCCATCCCGAGACCCTCCGCATGGTGCCGGTTCATCTGGGCCTCCAATTGGAGAGCTGCCACCAAATCCTGCAGCTGGGTCTCGGTACTCTGGAGGCACAGCACCTCTGAGCTCACCTGACGCAGCATCTCAGCATCATGCTCACTTCCCTCCGCGAGCATAACCAAACGCTGCTGGAGCCACTCCACTAAGTCCTAAAATCAATAGATGAAATGACATAATAGCACTTTAATAGTTTACATCCCACAAATTATTGAGACAACTCATTTTACCCGGGAAAATATTTCATTGCAAGGTTAATACGGactaaatgaatacaaatttaaaatgaatagaaacaGAAATATACAATGTTTACAGCTCTAAGGGACTCTTTaaagttgttctttttttcatagtGTGGTATTCTACTTATTACATGTCATAAATGGCAAAAgacatccagttcatttaaaccAGAaagactggctgtgaatgctcacgCTTCAATGCTATTGACAGTGctagacgaccaatccattttgattgggaagGGGCGACCAATTAGTTAAATGGGTGCTCTATAAGAGCTAAAAATAAAGAATCATAGCTGcatgaatgagttaaatacgcACACATATGGGTCAATATAGTATCTTAGTTTCTGCTTTTTGTTGCGATTGATGTCCAAGCCTTTTGAATAG from the Stigmatopora nigra isolate UIUO_SnigA chromosome 14, RoL_Snig_1.1, whole genome shotgun sequence genome contains:
- the LOC144207816 gene encoding uncharacterized protein LOC144207816 isoform X3, coding for MRRFFRVQRDEDYSQIQYLTAKCVRLTRDKAVSDREFLLSREREKKLQNDLHAVAEQLFQLEKSNMELRRTQDQLIDTTHQQQDLVEWLQQRLVMLAEGSEHDAEMLRQVSSEVLCLQSTETQLQDLVAALQLEAQMNRHHAEGLGMELHTEAHGNHIPTDGLNVERQIKTGELEQLRYANKMLEKELEDLRLSQEEQVRVLQRENDSGVRKLQETLEQFEWLCQQQRYWMACVKSFKDCYMEEREKLLQQVCTLEKKAKQWKKLSVCRRQRTLPCSLQDHDCTNRSRPSSWESDEEADITNGDDQKQAGSPINRYQKPP
- the LOC144207816 gene encoding uncharacterized protein LOC144207816 isoform X2 produces the protein MRRFFRVQRDEDYSQIQYLTAKCVRLTRDKAVSDREFLLSREREKKLQNDLHAVAEQLFQLEKSNMELRRTQDQLIDTTHQQQDLVEWLQQRLVMLAEGSEHDAEMLRQVSSEVLCLQSTETQLQDLVAALQLEAQMNRHHAEGLGMELHTEAHGNHIPTDGLNVERQIKTGELEQLRYANKMLEKELEDLRLSQEEQVRVLQRENDSGVRKLQETLEQFEWLCQQQRYWMACVKSFKDCYMEEREKLLQQVCTLEKKAKQWKKLSVCRRQRTLPCSLQDHDCTNSRPSSWESDEEADITNGDDQKQVSEAFLMSTVHKNRV
- the LOC144207816 gene encoding uncharacterized protein LOC144207816 isoform X1 — its product is MRRFFRVQRDEDYSQIQYLTAKCVRLTRDKAVSDREFLLSREREKKLQNDLHAVAEQLFQLEKSNMELRRTQDQLIDTTHQQQDLVEWLQQRLVMLAEGSEHDAEMLRQVSSEVLCLQSTETQLQDLVAALQLEAQMNRHHAEGLGMELHTEAHGNHIPTDGLNVERQIKTGELEQLRYANKMLEKELEDLRLSQEEQVRVLQRENDSGVRKLQETLEQFEWLCQQQRYWMACVKSFKDCYMEEREKLLQQVCTLEKKAKQWKKLSVCRRQRTLPCSLQDHDCTNRSRPSSWESDEEADITNGDDQKQVSEAFLMSTVHKNRV